One genomic segment of Panulirus ornatus isolate Po-2019 chromosome 3, ASM3632096v1, whole genome shotgun sequence includes these proteins:
- the LOC139760239 gene encoding uncharacterized protein has product MSHPASDGVLSIPALGRPFHLGALYDCRNEKLISGITLWDKETLDHKRVQKFETADFEVIASDSLEDKASALDVNASMKLSFLGGLLQVSGSAKYLDNRRSSNHQERVTLQYKCTTKSETLTMQQMGEGKIQHPNIFDHGTATHVVSGIEYGGQAFFVFERDHTSSSSDKNIDGSLHLLVKAIPTFSIDGEGKLNLSEDDKKKTESFSCKFYGDFMPRENPSSFRDAVQLYREIPSLIGGSDTNSIPVKVVMYPLALLDSKASKMVREISANLISNTENIFEDLHEVNVKCNDMSNSQAVKKFGVFQKDISTFKRLIATYKLEFQRRLSTLLPVIRGGGAEESDLAAILRDKESSPYSQQALHLWIQSKEKQLKILTKLASELSAIKFLSQPGDLESTHLSLENDCTLCLAILIPQTCSHLKKMAKYIDKEDIMNESYAEELQLLDPLMYRNNGDRSMTETTRLFRKFFESNTDRKGTAFVVSGDFSRSEEFQAQIRCYKHGRLVVPDYALPSEPGTPLADEKERTHDSVTIQWTKPTYGVSSVRQYEILCQKTGENESPLKVRTDSDSVKFIISNLCANSKYQVSVRACCEVGLGPSSNTSLNVSTKPTSPPGKPKVSQTSPTTVAIQWTKPTCIGSRCSIQKYIIKQQGNAGKWTSATETHSGDELSCTMKVLPNSKHTFRIIAYCGTAGYSVASEPTDIIVKAEPSEILKEKLCAESSILEVGCPNVYKPDLKLIYSRDNHMLQKCEFGVNRNVEEKVIMVVGSTGSGKTTLINGMINYIFGVKWKDSIRFKLISEPTEQNQSRSQTKLITSYTIHHRENFTVPYTLTIIDTPGFGDTSGVMRDREITEQIRSFFSTGGMCGIDHIDAVGFVVQSSLPRLTPTQTYIFDQILSLFGKDIKDNILLLLTFADGQNPQVLSGIHESGMPYKKYMKFNNSALFAKKSLTDGNKTLGDDSDCDEEESVFDEMFWKMGEKSYKDLLRQLNMFGSKSLTLTKDVLNERHQLQVYIAGIQRDIQVGLVTLEKLQTEVQVLKIHQADIDKNKAFTYTVDEEITEMVTIPAGQYITNCLQCNRTCHENCAIREDENKSGCWAIRNDYCCICPSKCHWSVHKNFPKKYVVKIVTVTKTADDLKKRYQEATEKKLSAENLIIKVQDEFEAVQLKVLGMTEAVRKSLQRLQEIALKPNPLSTLEYIDLMIDSEQTQARPGWQARVQQLRNVRKETEYMQDIARQGFDPFIEYRKKIGMEKKSKKNGYWSRAGEFIKNIFQ; this is encoded by the coding sequence ATGTCGCACCCAGCCAGCGATGGGGTCCTCTCCATCCCAGCACTCGGTCGGCCTTTTCACCTTGGGGCGCTTTATGATTGTAGAAATGAGAAACTCATCTCCGGAATAACACTATGGGACAAAGAAACACTGGACCACAAACGTGTGCAGAAGTTCGAGACTGCTGACTTTGAGGTTATTGCCTCTGACTCTCTAGAAGACAAAGCCTCGGCTCTTGATGTAAATGCTAGCATGAAACTAAGTTTCCTTGGAGGTCTCTTACAAGTATCTGGGTCTGCCAAATATCTTGACAACAGAAGGTCATCCAACCATCAGGAGAGGGTTACTTTACAGTACAAGTGCACCACAAAGTCCGAGACGTTGACGATGCAGCAAATGGGAGAAGGTAAAATTCAACATCCTAATATATTTGATCATGGCACAGCCACGCATGTCGTCTCTGGTATTGAGTATGGAGGACAAGCTTTTTTCGTCTTTGAAAGAGATCACACCTCGAGCTCAAGCGACAAGAATATTGATGGATCTCTCCATCTTCTGGTAAAAGCAATACCAACATTCTCCATCGATGGTGAGGGTAAACTGAATTTATCTGAGGATGATAAGAAGAAAACAGAGAGCTTCAGTTGTAAATTCTATGGGGACTTTATGCCACGGGAAAACCCTTCTTCCTTCAGAGATGCAGTGCAGCTATACAGGGAAATACCAAGCCTCATAGGTGGCAGTGACACAAATTCTATACCGGTAAAAGTTGTCATGTATCCTCTTGCATTGCTGGATAGTAAAGCCAGCAAGATGGTCCGTGAAATAAGTGCGAATCTAATTAGTAATACAGAGAATATTTTCGAAGATCTCCATGAGGTTAATGTGAAATGTAATGATATGAGTAATTCCCAAGCTGTCAAGAAATTCGGTGTATTCCAGAAAGACATATCTACATTCAAACGACTGATTGCCACATATAAACTTGAGTTCCAAAGAAGACTGTCTACATTGCTTCCTGTCATCAGAGGTGGTGGTGCCGAGGAATCGGACCTAGCTGCTATTCTGAGAGATAAGGAGTCATCTCCGTACAGTCAGCAGGCATTACACCTTTGGATACAAAGTAAAGAGAAACAATTGAAGATTCTGACTAAGCTTGCCAGTGAACTCTCAGCCATCAAGTTTCTCTCTCAACCAGGTGACTTAGAATCAACACATCTAAGCTTGGAAAATGATTGCACTCTTTGTTTAGCAATTCTTATTCCGCAGACCTGCTCGCACctaaagaaaatggcaaaatacATAGACAAAGAGGACATTATGAATGAAAGTTATGCAGAGGAACTGCAGCTCCTGGATCCTCTGATGTATAGGAACAATGGCGACCGGTCCATGACAGAGACAACCAGGCTGTTTAGGAAATTTTTCGAGTCCAATACAGATAGGAAAGGAACTGCATTTGTAGTTAGCGGAGACTTTTCAAGATCAGAGGAATTTCAAGCACAGATTCGATGTTACAAGCACGGACGTCTTGTTGTCCCTGATTATGCACTTCCCTCTGAGCCAGGAACCCCTTTAGCTGATGAAAAGGAAAGGACTCACGACAGCGTAACAATTCAGTGGACGAAACCAACATATGGTGTTTCAAGTGTCCGTCAGTATGAAATACTCTGCCAAAAGACCGGTGAAAACGAGAGCCCACTCAAAGTTAGGACTGATTCGGATTCTGTCAAATTCATCATTTCAAATCTCTGTGCTAACAGCAAGTACCAGGTGAGTGTGCGGGCCTGTTGTGAGGTCGGGCTGGGTCCCAGCAGTAACACTAGCTTAAATGTGTCGACTAAGCCAACCAGTCCTCCTGGTAAGCCGAAGGTGAGCCAGACCTCACCAACAACTGTGGCAATACAGTGGACAAAGCCAACGTGCATTGGTTCTAGGTGTAGTATacaaaagtatataatcaaacaACAGGGCAATGCTGGGAAGTGGACATCTGCAACGGAAACACATTCAGGAGATGAACTTTCTTGTACGATGAAAGTGCTTCCAAACTCCAAACACACATTCAGGATCATAGCTTATTGTGGCACGGCAGGATACAGTGTCGCAAGCGAACCCACTGACATCATTGTAAAAGCAGAACCCTCTGAAATCTTGAAGGAGAAGTTATGTGCAGAATCATCAATATTGGAAGTCGGGTGTCCAAATGTTTACAAGCCAGATCTGAAATTGATATACAGCAGAGATAATCATATGCTTCAAAAGTGTGAATTTGGAGTAAATAGAAATGTTGAGGAGAAGGTCATTATGGTCGTAGGGTCAACTGGCTCAGGTAAGACCACTCTcatcaacggcatgattaactaCATTTTTGGAGTTAAGTGGAAGGACTCTATCCGGTTCAAGTTAATATCTGAACCCACAGAGCAGAACCAGTCCAGGAGCCAAACTAAACTAATCACCTCCTACACCATCCATCATCGAGAGAATTTCACGGTTCCCTATACATTAACCATCATTGATACTCCAGGTTTTGGCGACACGTCTGGGGTGATGCGCGACAGAGAAATCACTGAACAGATACGCAGTTTCTTCTCTACTGGAGGTATGTGCGGTATTGACCACATTGATGCTGTTGGGTTCGTGGTTCAGTCCTCACTTCCTCGTCTCAcgccaacacagacatatatttttgACCAGATCCTTTCTTTGTTTGGCAAAGACATTAAAGATAACATCCTCCTCTTGCTAACATTTGCCGATGGTCAGAATCCACAAGTACTCAGTGGAATACACGAGTCAGGTATGCcatacaaaaaatatatgaagttCAACAACTCCGCATTATTTGCTAAGAAAAGTTTGACTGATGGCAACAAAACTTTGGGGGATGACAGTGACTGTGACGAAGAAGAAAGTGTCTTTGATGAAATGTTCTGGAAGATGGGAGAAAAGAGTTACAAAGACCTCTTGCGTCAGCTGAATATGTTTGGAAGTAAAAGTCTCACACTAACGAAAGATGTTTTAAATGAAAGGCATCAACTGCAAGTTTACATCGCAGGAATACAAAGAGACATACAGGTTGGTCTCGTTACTCTGGAAAAACTACAGACGGAGGTGCAAGTTTTGAAAATTCATCAAGCTGACATTGACAAAAACAAAGCCTTTACGTATACCGTAGACGAGGAAATTACTGAAATGGTTACAATCCCAGCTGGTCAGTACATAACAAACTGTCTTCAGTGTAACCGCACCTGCCATGAAAACTGTGCAATTCGTGAAGATGAAAATAAGAGTGGTTGCTGGGCAATCAGAaatgattattgttgcatatgcccATCGAAGTGTCATTGGTCGGTGCACAAGAACTTCCCTAAAAAGTATGTTGTGAAGATAGTGACAGTAACCAAGACAGCAGATGACCTAAAGAAACGCTACCAGGAAGCCACAGAGAAGAAACTCTCAGCAGAAAATCTCATCATCAAAGTTCAAGACGAGTTTGAAGCGGTGCAACTAAAAGTGCTGGGGATGACAGAGGCGGTGAGAAAATCTCTGCAACGTCTGCAGGAAATAGCTCTCAAGCCAAATCCATTGTCAACACTGGAGTACATCGACCTCATGATCGACTCTGAACAGACACAAGCACGGCCAGGCTGGCAAGCAAGGGTCCAGCAACTTAGAAATGTTAGAAAGGAAACAGAATACATGCAAGACATTGCCAGGCAAGGATTTGATCCATTTATTGAATACAGAAAGAAAATTGGTATGGagaaaaaatcaaaaaagaacGGCTATTGGAGTCGGGCAGGAGAGTTCATTAAAAACATCTTTCAGTGA